ATCCTCTTAGACGACGGCCGGATCGAGTGCCGCGTCGAGCGCGTCGACGGCGAGTCCGTGGTCGCGACCGTCCGCTCCGGCGGGAAGCTGGGGTCGCGGAAGGGCGTGAACCTCCCGGGCGTCGCCATCGACGTCGACCTGATCACCCCCGAAGACGAGGCCGAACTCGACCTCGCGGCGCGGACCGACGCGGACTTCGTCGCCGCCTCCTTCGTCCGCGACGCCGACGACGTGTACCAGATCGCCGACGAACTGGAGGCTCGCGGCGGCGACGACATCCCGATCGTCGCCAAGATCGAGCGCGCCGGCGCGGTCGAGAACTTGGAGGGAATCGTCGACGCCGCAGACGGCGTGATGGTCGCCCGCGGCGACCTCGGCGTCGAGTGCCCGCTGGAGGACGTGCCGGTGATCCAGAAGCGGATCATCCGCACCTGCGTCAACGAGGGCGTGCCCGTCATCACCGCGACGGAGATGCTCGACTCGATGGTCTCCTCGCGTCGGCCGACCCGCGCCGAGGCCTCCGACGTGGCGAACGCCGTCCTCGACGGGACGGACGCCGTAATGTTATCCGGCGAGACCGCGGTCGGCGAGGACCCCGTGAACGTCGTCGAGACGATGGACCGGATCGTCCGGCAGGTCGAGTCCAGCGACGAGTACGCCGAGACGCGCGAGCAGCGCGTCCCGACCGCGGACGAGGGGTCGCGCACGGAGGCGCTGGCCCGCTCGGCGCGCTACCTCGCGCGCGACATCGGCGCGTCGACGGTGGTCGCCGTCTCCGAGTCGGGCTTCACCGCGCGCAAGACCGCCATGTTCCGGCCGGGCGTCCCGGTCGTCGCGACGACGCCGAGCGACCGCGTCCGTCGCCAGCTCGCGCTCTCGTGGGGGGTCCGCCCCGTCTTGACCGAGTACGCGGACGACATGGAGGGGATCCTCGACAACGCGGTCGACGCCGCGCTCGACCGCGGCGGGGCCGCGTCCGGCGACACGCTCGTCGTCCTCTCCGGCATGCTCACCGAGTTCGAGGGGACGAACACGACGAACACCCTGAAGGTCCACGTCGCCGCCGAGACGCTCGTGACCGGCAAGGCGGTCGTCGCCGGCCGCGTCGCCGCGCCGGTCCACCGGACCGAGGACGGCGACATCGACGCGCTGCCGGACGGGTCCGTGGTCGCGATCGGCTCCGACTTCGACGGGGAGTTCTCCGGGGACCTCGACCGGATCGCCAGCATCGTCGACGCCCGCGAGGGGATGACCGGCTACCCGGCCGTCGTCGCCCGGGAGCTCGGCGTCCCGATGGTCTCCGGCGCTCGCCTGCCCGAGTCGGTCGTCGACGGGACCACGGTGACCGTCGACGGGGAGCGCGGCGTCGTGTACGACGGCGACGTGATCGCCGCCGCCCGGGAGCGGTAACCACCGGCCCCGCGCCGGCGCGCGTCGACCGCCCGCCAGCCATTTATTACGGAACCGCCTACGTGCGTCCATGAGCGACGAATCCGGCGACCGCGCCCGCGACGAGGGACCGGCCGCCGACGCCGGCGACGGTGCCCGCGACGACGCCCCGGTCTCCGGCGACAGGAGTCGGGCCAACGACGCCGGCGACGAGACTCCCGGCGACGCCGAGGGCGACGGGGGAGAGTGGCGCTTCTCGATCGACGAGGTCGGGCCGGACGGCGTCACCGAGGACACCGCCACGCCGGAGAGCGAGCCGATAGAGCCGGGAGACGTCACCCTCGAACACGCGGTCTTCGTCGTCCTCGGCGTGGCGCTCACGGTCGGCGTCCTCGTCGTCGGGTTCTGAGCGCGACCGGCGCGGTCGCGCGCACCGCGCCGCCGCACCACCGCTTCGGGCCGCGACGGCGCGCACCACCACTTATCAGGCCGCGGCCGTAGGGGCGAACATGGACGCGCTCGCACAGGCCGGCCTCCTCTCGCCGGACACCCTCCCGCTGCTGCTTTTGACCGCGGGACTGCTGCTCTCGATGGCGGAGGCGCTGGCACCCGGAGCGAACTTCATCGTCGTCGGCATCGCGCTCATCGGGGCCGGGCTCGGGGGGCTGCTCCTGGCCTCGCTCGCCGTCCCCGGCGCGCTCCTCACGCTCTTCATGGCGGTCCTCACGCTCGTCTTCGGCGCTGCCGCCTTCTACGGCTACCACGAGTTCGACCTCTACGGGGGCAAGGGACAACAGCAGACGAGCGACAGCGACTCGCTGAAGGGGAAGACGGGGACCGTCACGGAGCGCGTGACCCCCACGGGCGGCGAGGTGAAACTCGCCGGCGGCGGCTTCAACCCCCATTACTCCGCCCGGTCGATGGACGGCGAGATCGCGGAGGGCGAGGAGGTGATGGTCGTCGACCCCGGCGGGGGCAACGTCGTCACCGTGGAGTCGATAGGGTACGTCGAGGACGACATCGACCGCGAGCTCGCGGCCGACCGCGCCCGGAAGGCCGCGGCGACCGAGGTCGAGGCGGAAGAGTCTGAGGAAGGCGACGCGGACCCGGAGACCGAACTGGAGCGGGAGTGACGCCGGCGGACGACTGCGCCGCGGCGCGCACCGCCGAGAAAAAAGCACTTGCCGCTCGCGGCGGATCGCCCGACCATGCCCTCCCCGTTCGCCCTCCTCCCGCGGCCGGTCGGTGGCCTGCTCGACCGCGTCCGCGACGGCTTCGAATCGCCCCGGGCCACGTCGGTCGCCGTCGCGATGCTCGTGATCGTCACGATCGGCACCGCGCTCGGGGTCGTCGCGCTTGGCGGGATCTTCGACGCGACCATCGACCAGCAGGTCACCGTCGACAACCCGGATCGCCCGCCCGAGTCGACCTGCGAGACGTTCGGGGACGACCCCGACTCCGTGTTCGGCGAGCGGTGCGACGAGCCGGCGCGGATCGAGGTCGACGCCGGGGCGGAACTCCGGGAGGCCGCGGACGGCTACATCCACTACGGCCTGATCGGCGTGCCGATCTGGTGGGGGATCTTCGCGCTCGCCCTCCACGTCGGCGCGCGCGTCGCCGGCGGGGAGGGGTCCGTCGGCGACTCGTTCCTGATCGCCGGCTGGGCGCTCGTCGGCGAACTGCTCCGGGTGATCGCCGGCCTCGCGGCGATCTGGTTCGCCCTCTCGAACGCGGCGATAACGGGGTCGACCGGCGAGGCGATCGCGAGGGACGCGGTCGCCGCGATCACGGGCACGACCGGCCCCCTGCTCGTCGCGTCCGCGGTCGCGATAGCGGTCCAGTGGGCGATCGTCGTCGGCGGGCTGGAGGCCCGACACGACCTCGGCCGCGGGACGGCGGCGGGCGTGGCGACGGTCTTCGCCGCGGTCGCCCTCCTGCTCGCCGTGCCCGCGAACTTCGGGAGTTTTTAAGCCGACGGCGCTCCCCGATCCGACATGATCCTGTCGGACGCCGACATCCTCGACCGGCTCGCGGAGGGCGACCTCGCGATCGAGCCGCTCGACGACGTCGATCAGCAGGTCCAGCCGGCGAGCGTCGACCTGCGGCTCGGCGAGCGGTTCCTGGAGTTCCAGCGCACCAACATCCCCTGTATCCACCCGACGGACGCGGGCGAGGTGAGCGAGTACGTGACGGAGACGACGGTCCCCGAGGGCGACGAGTTCATCCTCCACCCCGGCGACTTCGTCCTCGGGACGACCGCCGAGCGCGTCGCGATCCCGGACGACCTCGTCGCCCACGTCGAGGGGCGGTCGTCGCTCGGCCGCCTCGCGATCGTCGTCCACGCGACCGCGGGGCTGTGCGACCCGGGCTACGAGGGCCAGATCACGCTCGAACTGTCGAACCTCGGGACCGCTCCCGTGGCGCTCTCGCCGGGCATGCGCGTGTCGCAGCTCACCTTCACGGAGCTGAAGCGACCGGCCGAGCGCCCGTACGGTGCCGAGCGCGGCTCCAAGTACCAGGGACAGGACGGCCCGCAGGCGTCGCGGATCGGCGACGATCCGGAGTTCGCGGCGGAGGGAGACGAGTCCGGCGGCGGGGAGGAGACCGCCGCGGGGGAAGAGCCATGAGGTTCATCGAGGAGGTCGTCGTCGACGAGTTCCTCCCGACCGTCCGCTCGATGCTCGCGGAGGACCTCCGGGAGCGCGGGTTCACCCAGCTGGAGGTCGCCGACGCGCTCGGCATCTCGCAGTCGGCGGTCTCGAAGTACGCCGCGGGCGACGTGGCGAGGCACGACCGGATCGTCGCCGACGAGCGCGTTCTCGACCTCGTCGAGCGCGTGGGCGAGGGGCTCGCGAGCGGCGACCTCACGCCGGTCGGCGCGCTCGTCGAGATCGAGGTGCTGATCCGGCAGTTGGAGGAGGGCGACCTGCTGGCCGACCTCCACGAGGAGGCGATGCCCGCGCTCGCCGACGCCGACGTGGAGTTCTCCGTCCACGACCCCGACAGCGGCCTCCGCGAGCGCGAGCGCGTCCTCACGTCGGTCCGTCGAGGGCTCCGGACCCTGACGAACGCCTCCGGGTTCGCCGGGCTGATCCCGAACGTCGGCGCGAACGTCGCGGAGTGCCTCGCCGACGCCGCCACGGTGGACGACGTGGCCGCGGTCCCCGGCCGGCTCGTCGACGTGAAGGGGCGGGCGATGGTCCCCGGCGAGCCGGAGTTCGGCGTGAGCGAACACGTCGCGACGGTGCTGCTCGCGGCGCGCGAGGGCGGCGCTGCCGTCCGCGGCGCGGTCAACCTCCGGTACGACCCCGAGACCGTCGCGGCGCTCGGCGAGTCGCACCCGACCGTCGAGTTCGACGCGGAGCGGCCGACCCGCGAGGCGGTCGCGGACGCGGTCTCGGCGGCCGATCTCCCGGCGGACGCGGACGGGGTCGTGGTGTACCAGACCGGGGCGGTCGGCGTCGAGCCGATCGTCTACGTCCTCGCGCCCACCGCGGCCGGGGCGGCGCGGATCGTCCGCGGCCTGCTGTGAGCCGCCGACACGGGTGCTTTTATTTTCCGCGACGACGAACGACCGGGCGTGATCCGACACCGGCGGCCCGGGATGCGGATGCGTTCCTTCTAGCGGCGGGTGGACCCGTCGCGTCGGCGACGACCGGTAACGCGGTCGGCGGCGGCGCGGCGACGAAGCCCGTCGCCTCCCCGTAGCGCCCGGGCCGCCGGCGAGCCGCGAGCGGGACCGCCCGCCACACGCGACCGAGAAGCGTCGACGCGCACGGAACCGCCGACGCGCACAGATCCGCCGACGCGATCGGTGTCGCACCGACGCGGGCGGGACGCTCCGCGGACGGCCCCGAACCAGCGGGCTTTAGACCCGATCGACCGACACACGACACACGCACCACATGAGCCACGACGATTTCCCCACCGACCGCCCGGCGGTGGTGACCTGTGGACTGCCGTACGCCAACGGCGACCTCCACATCGGTCACCTCCGCACCTACGTGGGCGGCGACGTGTACAGCCGCGCGCTCGACCGACTCGGTCAGGAGGCCGCGTTCGTCTCCGGCTCCGACATGCACGGCACGCCCGTCGCGGTCAACGCCGAACAGGAGGGCGTCTCGCCCGAGGACTTCGCGCTCGACTGGCACGAGCGCTACGCCGAGACGTTCCCGAAGTTCAACGTCGAGTTCGGCAACTACGGCCACACCCACGACGAGACGAACACGGAACTGACACAGGAGCTGGTCCGCGACCTCGACGAGGCGGGCCACCTCTACGAGAAGGAGATCATGGTCGCGTACGACCCCGTCGACGACCAGTACCTCCCCGACCGCTACGTCGAGGGGACCTGTCCGTACTGCGGCGCGCACGCCCGCGGCGACGAGTGCGACGAGGGGTGTCAGCGCCACCTCGAACCCGGCGAGATCGAGGACCCCGAGTCGACGATCACCGGCAACCCCGCGGAGTACCGCGAGCGCACCCACGAGTTCTTCGCGGTCTCCGAGTTCGCTGACTACCTCTCGGAGTTCCTCGACCGGCTCGAAGGGACCCCGAACGCCCGGAACCAGCCCCGCGAGTGG
This genomic stretch from Halorubrum hochsteinianum harbors:
- a CDS encoding thiamine-phosphate synthase family protein, with product MRFIEEVVVDEFLPTVRSMLAEDLRERGFTQLEVADALGISQSAVSKYAAGDVARHDRIVADERVLDLVERVGEGLASGDLTPVGALVEIEVLIRQLEEGDLLADLHEEAMPALADADVEFSVHDPDSGLRERERVLTSVRRGLRTLTNASGFAGLIPNVGANVAECLADAATVDDVAAVPGRLVDVKGRAMVPGEPEFGVSEHVATVLLAAREGGAAVRGAVNLRYDPETVAALGESHPTVEFDAERPTREAVADAVSAADLPADADGVVVYQTGAVGVEPIVYVLAPTAAGAARIVRGLL
- the dcd gene encoding dCTP deaminase; protein product: MILSDADILDRLAEGDLAIEPLDDVDQQVQPASVDLRLGERFLEFQRTNIPCIHPTDAGEVSEYVTETTVPEGDEFILHPGDFVLGTTAERVAIPDDLVAHVEGRSSLGRLAIVVHATAGLCDPGYEGQITLELSNLGTAPVALSPGMRVSQLTFTELKRPAERPYGAERGSKYQGQDGPQASRIGDDPEFAAEGDESGGGEETAAGEEP
- the pyk gene encoding pyruvate kinase → MRNAKIVCTIGPASDDRDTIRGLAEAGMSVVRLNASHGTTDHRETVIERARAVDDEIDDPLAVMVDLKGPEVRTAEIDEPIHLAEGSEVAFEEGDDATPERVGLTHSIAAAGPGDTILLDDGRIECRVERVDGESVVATVRSGGKLGSRKGVNLPGVAIDVDLITPEDEAELDLAARTDADFVAASFVRDADDVYQIADELEARGGDDIPIVAKIERAGAVENLEGIVDAADGVMVARGDLGVECPLEDVPVIQKRIIRTCVNEGVPVITATEMLDSMVSSRRPTRAEASDVANAVLDGTDAVMLSGETAVGEDPVNVVETMDRIVRQVESSDEYAETREQRVPTADEGSRTEALARSARYLARDIGASTVVAVSESGFTARKTAMFRPGVPVVATTPSDRVRRQLALSWGVRPVLTEYADDMEGILDNAVDAALDRGGAASGDTLVVLSGMLTEFEGTNTTNTLKVHVAAETLVTGKAVVAGRVAAPVHRTEDGDIDALPDGSVVAIGSDFDGEFSGDLDRIASIVDAREGMTGYPAVVARELGVPMVSGARLPESVVDGTTVTVDGERGVVYDGDVIAAARER
- a CDS encoding YIP1 family protein; this translates as MPSPFALLPRPVGGLLDRVRDGFESPRATSVAVAMLVIVTIGTALGVVALGGIFDATIDQQVTVDNPDRPPESTCETFGDDPDSVFGERCDEPARIEVDAGAELREAADGYIHYGLIGVPIWWGIFALALHVGARVAGGEGSVGDSFLIAGWALVGELLRVIAGLAAIWFALSNAAITGSTGEAIARDAVAAITGTTGPLLVASAVAIAVQWAIVVGGLEARHDLGRGTAAGVATVFAAVALLLAVPANFGSF
- a CDS encoding NfeD family protein, whose amino-acid sequence is MDALAQAGLLSPDTLPLLLLTAGLLLSMAEALAPGANFIVVGIALIGAGLGGLLLASLAVPGALLTLFMAVLTLVFGAAAFYGYHEFDLYGGKGQQQTSDSDSLKGKTGTVTERVTPTGGEVKLAGGGFNPHYSARSMDGEIAEGEEVMVVDPGGGNVVTVESIGYVEDDIDRELAADRARKAAATEVEAEESEEGDADPETELERE
- a CDS encoding DUF7312 domain-containing protein, which gives rise to MSDESGDRARDEGPAADAGDGARDDAPVSGDRSRANDAGDETPGDAEGDGGEWRFSIDEVGPDGVTEDTATPESEPIEPGDVTLEHAVFVVLGVALTVGVLVVGF